From the genome of Alosa alosa isolate M-15738 ecotype Scorff River chromosome 20, AALO_Geno_1.1, whole genome shotgun sequence, one region includes:
- the si:ch211-152p11.4 gene encoding LOW QUALITY PROTEIN: regulator of G-protein signaling 1 (The sequence of the model RefSeq protein was modified relative to this genomic sequence to represent the inferred CDS: deleted 2 bases in 1 codon; substituted 1 base at 1 genomic stop codon) has product MRRFSSEGSLLDLDALPWRRVALKRAEQEQEGYDVGSYTPHLEEPESLPVPPAPVMSKARGGWGGGRELVKEHSMSVENITELDKAASDLQSPLNESYRAYSDGQLAQDPGGSRAVGIDTRHPHLAPSATRSRPXAHPHYARARLTAAKLHLKTLFSSSQSPTSSHSNLAATEQKNSATSTKERRSRLPFLKQWSQVGHSKGRFSREELESWSRSLSNLLSSRTGLSVFGAFLRSEFSEENLQFYLACEQYRHSSNNFSLQRRARDISATYIQPGAPREVNLDSKTRELTLELLQAPSHTSLSMAQKRIYSLLDTDCYPRFLQSQLYSSLLQDAD; this is encoded by the exons ATGCGGCGCTTCAGCTCAGAGGGCTCTCTCTTGGACCTGGATGCGTTGCCGTGGCGACGGGTCGCGCTGAAGAGGGCCGAGCAGGAACAGGAGGGCTATGACGTAGGCAGCTACACCCCGCACCTGGAGGAACCCGAGAGCCTGCCAGTGCCGCCTGCCCCAGTTATGAGCAAGGCaagaggagggtgggggggtggcCGAGAGCTGGTGAAGGAGCACAGCATGAGCGTGGAGAACATCACTGAGCTGGACAAGGCGGCCAGTGACCTGCAATCTCCCCTGAACGAGAGCTACCGTGCCTACAGCGACGGCCAGCTGGCACAAGACCCCGGGGGCAGCAGGGCAGTGGGCATCGATACCCGCCATCCCCATCTAGCGCCAAGTGCCACCCGCTCTCGACCATGAGCC CACCCGCACTATGCCAGGGCACGCCTCACCGCAGCCAAACTCCACCTCAAGACCCTCTTCTCCTCG TCCCAGAGCCCAACCTCCTCACACTCCAACCTGGCAGCCACCGAACAGAAGAATAGCGCCACCAG taCCAAGGAGAGGCGTTCACGTTTGCCCTTCCTGAAGCAGTGGAGTCAAGTGGGCCACTCCAAGGGCCGATTCAGCCGCGAGGAACTGGAGTCCTGGTCTCGGTCGCTTAGCAACCTGCTGTCCAGCCGCA CGGGTCTGTCTGTGTTCGGGGCGTTCCTGCGCTCAGAGTTCAGCGAGGAGAACCTGCAGTTCTACCTGGCGTGCGAGCAGTACCGTCACAGCTCCAACAACTTCAGCCTGCAGCGCCGGGCCCGGGACATCAGTGCCACCTACATCCAGCCAGGGGCACCCAGAGAG GTCAATCTGGACAGTAAGACTCGCGAGCTGACTCTTGAGCTACTTCAGGCGCCCTCCCACACTTCGCTGTCCATGGCCCAAAAGCGCATCTACTCCCTGCTGGACACAGACTGCTACCCACGCTTCCTACAGTCACAGCTCTACTCATCACTGCTGCAGGATGCTGActaa